One genomic segment of Erythrobacter aureus includes these proteins:
- a CDS encoding site-specific DNA-methyltransferase produces MSDSLPTNLPTQRQLVLPILDAVDKAGGEATTAEIRNAVADQLGLDETQRNQRGTIGGQDHNLLAHRIRWGQQHSKLAGLIERDGRAWRLTDTGSKHLTSAFPGRPVTVFFTPNGCALWGMAEDAASVIDPGTVRLLLTSPPYPLKTKKEYGNKVGQEYIDWLCSIIERLMPVMESNGSLVLNLGDTWLKNSPTVSMYQERTIIALQDRLGLHLCQRLLWHNPSALPVPSNYVGVERIRLKQAVECLWWLSPEDRPYADNRAILEPYSDRMKKLIEKGGAVRSKKPSGHATREGSFAADNGGSIAPNIFRIPNSGDQQYTRACRDAGLPPHPARMPIPLASKMIEFLSQPGEVVFDPFGGSGSTARAAEDLGRHWITTEAAREYVEGAKLRFSEELAR; encoded by the coding sequence GTGTCCGATTCACTACCGACGAACCTGCCGACACAGCGGCAGCTCGTGCTCCCTATTCTCGATGCCGTCGACAAGGCGGGTGGTGAAGCCACCACCGCCGAGATCCGCAACGCAGTTGCCGATCAGCTTGGCCTCGATGAGACGCAGCGCAATCAGCGCGGCACTATCGGCGGCCAAGACCACAACCTCCTCGCCCATCGTATCCGCTGGGGCCAACAGCACAGCAAGCTGGCCGGACTCATCGAACGTGACGGTCGCGCATGGCGCCTGACCGATACCGGCTCGAAGCACCTGACCTCGGCCTTCCCCGGTCGGCCGGTCACCGTATTCTTCACCCCGAATGGCTGCGCCCTCTGGGGTATGGCGGAAGATGCCGCCAGCGTGATCGACCCGGGCACGGTTCGCCTTCTGCTCACCAGTCCGCCCTACCCGCTCAAGACGAAGAAGGAATACGGCAACAAGGTCGGGCAGGAATACATCGACTGGCTCTGTTCCATCATCGAACGCCTCATGCCCGTCATGGAGAGCAATGGCTCTCTCGTCCTCAACCTCGGTGACACTTGGCTCAAGAACTCGCCTACGGTGTCGATGTACCAGGAGCGCACGATTATCGCGCTGCAGGATCGGCTGGGCCTTCACCTTTGCCAGCGTCTCCTCTGGCACAACCCATCAGCCCTCCCCGTGCCGTCGAACTACGTCGGCGTGGAGCGCATCCGCCTCAAGCAGGCTGTCGAGTGCCTCTGGTGGCTCTCCCCCGAGGATCGCCCCTACGCGGACAACCGCGCCATCCTTGAGCCCTACTCCGACCGCATGAAGAAGCTCATCGAGAAGGGTGGCGCCGTCCGCAGCAAGAAGCCGTCGGGCCACGCAACCCGCGAAGGCTCCTTCGCCGCCGACAATGGCGGCTCGATCGCGCCCAACATCTTCCGCATCCCGAATAGCGGAGACCAGCAATACACGCGCGCCTGCCGCGATGCCGGCCTTCCGCCGCATCCCGCACGCATGCCCATCCCGCTGGCATCGAAGATGATCGAATTTCTCAGCCAGCCGGGCGAGGTCGTCTTCGATCCGTTCGGTGGCTCTGGAAGCACTGCCCGCGCAGCCGAGGATCTCGGCCGTCACTGGATCACCACCGAAGCCGCCCGCGAATACGTCGAGGGCGCCAAACTTCGCTTTTCCGAGGAACTCGCACGATGA
- a CDS encoding metallophosphoesterase, with translation MTKTLHIPDFSLVVVLAKQADHAKAMIERLVFHTHIHVTTNLPEDAKTKVLDALATKKPGALHLAHSHPKIRQSMIRSARRSGAHPVVICIGETETVEESEDFRFIYDIQPDDIASLEISRVRMPNDLRHLNGGFDIIGDIHGCGDEFGQLLVELGHARVCSPGMIELVPHPEGRRVCLVGDLTDRGPENQSVLEISRALNERFGAIIALGNHDDKLRRWLRGGDVKIGPGLQKTVDELQHMADGDRHSYADWLDDLRTHYILDDGALIIAHAGLKEEFHGVESNASRAFALFGERTGENDETGRPVAVDWAAEYSGEPLVVHGHVVTREPRRLNNVLAIDTGCVFGGKLTAYRYPENTFISVDAKKAYYEGVFPDMEDAA, from the coding sequence ATGACCAAGACCCTTCACATCCCCGACTTCTCCCTGGTCGTCGTACTCGCGAAGCAGGCCGATCATGCGAAGGCCATGATCGAGCGGCTGGTCTTCCACACGCATATCCATGTGACCACGAACCTGCCCGAAGATGCGAAGACGAAGGTTCTGGATGCGCTGGCCACCAAGAAGCCCGGCGCCCTTCACCTTGCCCATAGCCATCCGAAGATACGCCAAAGCATGATCCGCTCAGCCCGCAGGTCTGGCGCGCACCCTGTCGTCATCTGCATCGGAGAAACGGAGACTGTCGAAGAGAGCGAAGACTTCCGCTTCATCTACGACATCCAGCCGGACGATATCGCGAGCCTCGAAATCTCGCGCGTCCGGATGCCCAACGACCTGCGCCACCTCAATGGCGGCTTCGATATCATCGGCGACATCCATGGCTGCGGCGATGAATTCGGACAGTTGCTCGTTGAGCTGGGCCATGCCCGAGTATGCTCGCCTGGTATGATCGAACTTGTCCCTCATCCCGAAGGCCGTCGCGTCTGCCTTGTGGGCGACCTCACCGATCGCGGCCCAGAGAACCAGTCGGTTCTCGAAATCTCCCGCGCCCTCAATGAACGCTTCGGGGCCATCATCGCTCTCGGCAACCACGACGACAAGCTCCGCCGGTGGTTGCGTGGCGGCGACGTGAAGATCGGCCCGGGCCTCCAGAAGACTGTCGACGAGCTCCAGCATATGGCCGACGGAGACCGCCACTCCTATGCCGACTGGCTGGATGACCTTCGCACCCACTACATCCTCGACGACGGCGCGCTGATCATCGCGCACGCCGGCCTCAAAGAGGAATTCCACGGCGTGGAAAGCAATGCCTCTCGGGCGTTCGCTCTCTTCGGCGAACGCACGGGCGAGAACGACGAAACCGGTCGCCCCGTCGCTGTCGACTGGGCTGCCGAATACTCCGGCGAGCCACTCGTCGTCCATGGGCATGTCGTCACCCGTGAGCCGCGCCGCTTGAACAATGTTCTCGCGATCGACACCGGCTGCGTCTTCGGTGGCAAGCTCACCGCATATCGCTATCCCGAAAACACGTTCATCAGCGTGGATGCCAAAAAGGCATACTACGAAGGCGTATTCCCTGATATGGAAGACGCTGCGTGA
- a CDS encoding metallophosphoesterase, which translates to MPIDLRHINGPIDIIGDIHGCAEELQELLVKLGHAQQTSTGSIELIQHPEGRHVCLLGDLTDHGPDNLSSIKLAKVLQEDFGAIIVMGNHDERLAAWLRGLDTRISHGLHTTVACLSSLTTEERERYADWLESLPPHCVLDSGSLIVAHAGLKEEFHGIDSDESRACALYGKKTGETDRHGIPTSVDWAADYRGKALVVHGHVVTREPRRLNNVISIDNGCVFGGKLTAYRYPEDTFVSVTAKANHGNGVLPDPEPTNMQEAA; encoded by the coding sequence ATGCCGATTGACCTACGACACATAAATGGCCCGATCGATATTATCGGAGACATTCACGGCTGCGCAGAAGAACTGCAAGAATTGCTCGTCAAACTGGGTCATGCCCAACAAACTTCAACAGGAAGCATCGAACTTATCCAGCATCCCGAGGGTCGGCACGTCTGCCTCCTCGGAGATCTCACTGACCACGGTCCGGATAACTTATCTTCCATCAAGCTCGCGAAAGTACTTCAGGAAGATTTCGGTGCAATCATCGTAATGGGGAACCATGACGAACGCTTGGCCGCCTGGCTTCGCGGATTAGACACTCGCATCAGCCACGGGCTGCACACGACTGTCGCATGCCTTTCATCACTCACCACCGAGGAACGCGAACGATATGCCGACTGGCTTGAGAGCTTGCCCCCACACTGCGTGCTCGACAGCGGATCTCTTATTGTTGCCCATGCAGGCCTCAAAGAAGAATTCCACGGAATAGATTCCGACGAATCCCGCGCTTGCGCTCTCTACGGAAAGAAGACGGGTGAGACTGACCGCCACGGAATCCCCACGAGCGTTGACTGGGCTGCGGACTATCGCGGGAAAGCGCTTGTCGTTCACGGCCATGTCGTGACCCGCGAGCCGAGACGATTAAACAACGTCATCTCGATCGACAACGGCTGCGTCTTCGGTGGCAAGCTTACCGCTTACCGGTACCCCGAAGACACCTTTGTCAGCGTCACCGCGAAAGCCAATCATGGAAACGGCGTCCTGCCCGACCCAGAACCAACCAACATGCAAGAAGCCGCCTGA
- a CDS encoding DUF4942 domain-containing protein: protein MENALIPRATIHEIVGLRSQALEKFNAAYALIGEGFDLARRASPQGSIPCLPERMKRLLEGGSPREAENFEKGMAKLVDKAVWEHLIYTSGIDKLMDTTARQEFRHQLVEDPPEVSVENCFATMQSLVGDADMIFKRGIATAFSRLDRRFRSHDGFKIGSRIIFSYALTSYQAWSSAGADDHLMDVERAFYVLDGKQVPERWNGIVGEINEQRSCMNPKTFTAESEYFKCRVFKNGNLHVYFKRDDLVRNVNQLLAEYYGASIGAAADVAEKKHRPAQGLAKNYGFFPTPHELAERVIDEAYLSEGMKVLEPNAGTGALSSLAADKKCDVTCVEVQPDLIEQLEADDRYTTVLAMDFLELNPSMTGLFERIIMNPPFDRGRDVDHVSHALDFLETGGVLVAIMSSGVEFRSDAKTQDFRARVEAMGGRFIDLPAGSFESVGTMVNTVMLTVRKR from the coding sequence ATGGAAAACGCCCTCATACCCCGCGCCACCATCCACGAGATCGTGGGACTTCGCTCGCAGGCGCTCGAGAAGTTCAATGCCGCCTACGCCCTGATCGGCGAAGGCTTCGACCTTGCGCGCCGTGCGTCGCCGCAGGGCTCCATCCCTTGCCTGCCTGAACGCATGAAGCGCCTTCTGGAAGGCGGCAGCCCCCGCGAAGCCGAGAACTTCGAGAAGGGCATGGCCAAGCTCGTCGACAAGGCGGTCTGGGAGCACCTCATCTACACCTCCGGTATCGACAAGCTGATGGATACGACGGCCCGCCAGGAGTTCCGTCACCAGCTGGTCGAGGATCCGCCCGAGGTTTCGGTCGAGAATTGCTTCGCCACCATGCAGAGCCTCGTCGGCGACGCCGACATGATCTTCAAGCGTGGTATCGCTACCGCCTTTTCGAGGCTCGACCGCCGCTTCCGTTCGCATGATGGCTTCAAGATCGGCAGCCGGATCATCTTCTCCTACGCTCTCACCAGCTATCAAGCCTGGTCGAGCGCAGGCGCCGATGACCATCTCATGGATGTCGAACGCGCCTTCTACGTGCTCGACGGCAAGCAAGTCCCGGAGCGCTGGAATGGCATCGTTGGCGAGATCAACGAACAGCGCAGCTGCATGAACCCGAAGACGTTCACCGCGGAATCCGAATATTTCAAATGCCGGGTCTTTAAGAACGGCAACCTCCACGTCTACTTCAAGCGCGACGACCTGGTGCGCAACGTCAACCAGCTGCTCGCCGAGTATTACGGCGCATCCATCGGGGCAGCGGCCGACGTTGCCGAGAAGAAGCACCGGCCAGCCCAAGGGCTTGCCAAAAACTATGGCTTCTTCCCCACCCCACATGAGCTTGCCGAGCGCGTCATCGACGAAGCCTACCTCAGCGAAGGCATGAAGGTGCTCGAGCCGAACGCCGGCACTGGCGCACTCTCCAGCCTCGCCGCCGACAAGAAATGCGATGTCACCTGCGTTGAAGTCCAGCCCGACCTGATCGAGCAGCTCGAGGCGGACGACCGCTACACCACCGTCCTTGCAATGGACTTCCTCGAACTGAACCCGTCCATGACCGGTCTGTTCGAACGCATCATCATGAACCCGCCCTTCGATAGGGGCCGGGATGTCGACCACGTCAGCCATGCTCTCGATTTCCTCGAGACCGGCGGCGTGCTAGTCGCAATCATGTCCTCCGGCGTCGAATTCCGATCCGATGCCAAAACCCAGGACTTCCGCGCCCGGGTCGAAGCGATGGGAGGTCGCTTCATCGATTTGCCGGCTGGCTCTTTCGAGTCCGTCGGCACCATGGTCAACACAGTGATGCTGACCGTCCGCAAACGATAG